One window of Elaeis guineensis isolate ETL-2024a chromosome 11, EG11, whole genome shotgun sequence genomic DNA carries:
- the LOC105035330 gene encoding LOW QUALITY PROTEIN: protein indeterminate-domain 4, chloroplastic-like (The sequence of the model RefSeq protein was modified relative to this genomic sequence to represent the inferred CDS: deleted 2 bases in 1 codon), which produces MASASSTAPFFGIREEELHSQMKKQQLASMPTSSTAASQTTAPAKKKRNVSGNPYPDAEVIALSPKTLMTTNRFICAVCNKGFQREQNLQLHRRGHNLPWKLRQKSTKEVRRRVYVCPEPTCVHHDPSRALGDLTGIKKHFCRKHGEKKWKCEKCSKRYAVQSDWRAHSKTCGTREYRCDCGTLFSRRDSFITHRAFCDALAQEGTRLPTLPSAIGSHLYGNSSMALNPSHQVNSQISSLQDQSHPSSNLPRLGGSSGSGSHFDHLISSPNPSPPSPHPPSSSAFFLSCCSNHEFNEETLSHHSLPQNKPFHGLMQLPDLQSRTIASSSAADAATANLFNLSFFSNSSCTSSINTSNNASNQNNHPLISDQLNNGNGTTLISGNFMSDQMGASISSLFGTSMQNESSLPQMSATALLQKASQIGSTTSGRSTLLQGFSSSSSSAAKRTNFQASFSGGSNSGGDGLRSQLENETRLQDLMYSLANGNASLIGDSSGIAAFGGRCATGGHEQEAGGFGGLNSGLCNMDEAKFHLNLSAGSVGGSDQLTRDFLGLGDMVRNMRGRVSQGE; this is translated from the exons ATCCGGACGCAGAAGTGATAGCTTTATCGCCAAAGACACTGATGACGACAAACCGGTTCATCTGCGCGGTGTGCAACAAGGGGTTCCAGCGGGAGCAGAATCTGCAGCTGCACCGCCGTGGCCACAACCTGCCATGGAAGCTGAGGCAGAAGAGCACCAAGGAGGTACGACGCCGGGTTTACGTGTGCCCCGAGCCGACATGCGTTCACCATGACCCATCCCGCGCCCTTGGCGACCTCACCGGCATCAAGAAGCATTTCTGTCGCAAGCACGGTGAGAAGAAATGGAAGTGTGAGAAGTGCTCAAAGCGCTACGCCGTGCAGTCCGACTGGAGGGCGCATTCCAAGACCTGCGGCACCCGTGAGTACCGCTGCGATTGCGGCACGCTCTTCTCCAG GCGCGATAGCTTCATCACTCACAGAGCCTTCTGCGATGCTCTAGCACAAGAGGGTACGAGGCTTCCAACCCTACCGAGCGCTATCGGAAGCCACTTATATGGGAATAGTAGCATGGCTTTAAACCCATCTCATCAAGTAAATTCTCAAATTAGTTCACTACAAGACCAAAGTCACCCATCCTCTAACCTCCCTCGGCTTGGTGGAAGCAGCGGCAGTGGATCCCATTTCGATCACCTCATCTCATCTCCAAACCCTTCGCCC CCGTCACCACATCCCCCATCCTCCTCTGCCTTCTTCCTCAGTTGTTGCTCCAACCACGAATTCAATGAAGAAACACTGTCCCACCATTCCTTGCCCCAAAACAAGCCCTTCCATGGGCTAATGCAACTCCCTGATCTCCAAAGCAGAACTATCGCCTCTTCCTCTGCCGCCGATGCAGCCACAGCCAACCTCTTCAACCTCAGCTTCTTCTCCAACAGCAGCTGTACGAGCAGCATCAACACCAGCAACAATGCTAGTAACCAAAACAATCACCCACTGATTTCTGATCAATTGAACAATGGAAATGGCACCACCCTTATCTCAGGAAATTTTATGAGTGATCAAATGGGTGCCAGCATATCTTCTCTCTTTGGCACCTCAATGcaaaatgaatcctctcttcctcAGATGTCTGCGACCGCTTTGCTTCAGAAGGCTTCTCAAATAGGTTCAACAACAAGCGGCAGGTCCACCTTGCTTCAAGGCTTCAGTAGCTCTTCATCTTCTGCTGCAAAGAGAACTAATTTCCAGGCTAGCTTTAGTGGCGGCAGCAATAGTGGTGGAGATGGCTTGAGATCACAACTGGAGAATGAAACCCGCCTCCAAGACCTAATGTATTCGCTTGCAAATGGGAATGCTAGTCTTATTGGTGACTCCAGTGGGATTGCAGCATTTGGTGGGAGATGCGCAACTGGTGGGCATGAACAAGAAGCTGGGGGATTTGGTGGGTTAAATTCAGGCTTGTGTAACATGGACGAAGCCAAGTTTCACCTCAATCTTTCAGCTGGAAGCGTTGGAGGTTCTGACCAGCTGACTAGAGACTTCCTCGGGCTTGGTGATATGGTGAGGAACATGAGGGGTAGGGTTTCGCAGGGAGAATAG